TGCGTACTTTGCCCAGAAGCATTCAAGTCAGTTTTGTGCAAGCCTTTGGTCAAACTTCCAAGTCATTGTTTTCTTTGCTCGTTTCATGACTTTTCCAGTTCTTCCTTTGTTCCGTGTATGTGCCCATGTGCACAGAGAAGGTCAATATCCCCATCGGCCCCTGCGGCGGGATGTGTCTTTCGGTCAAGAGACGTTGCGAGCCTGTCCTGAAGGAATTTGGATTTGCCTGGCCAGAGAGCCTGAACTGCAGCAAATTCCCACCACAGAATGACCACAACCACATGTGCATGGAAGGGCCAGGTGATGAGGAGGTGCCCTTACCTCACAAAACCCCCGTCCAGCCTGGGGAAGAGTGCCATTCCGTGGGAACCAACTCTGATCAGTACATCTGGGTGAAGAGGAGCCTGAACTGTGTTCTCAAGTGTGGCTATGATGCTGGCTTATACAGCCGCTCGGCCAAGGAGTTCACCGATATCTGGATGGCCGTGTGGGCCAGCCTGTGCTTCATCTCCACCGCCTTCACTGTGCTGACCTTCCTGATCGATTCTGCCAGGTTTTCCTACCCGGAGCGCCCCATCATATTTCTCAGTATGTGCTATAATATTTATAGCATTGCTTATATTGTCAGGCTGACTGTCGGCCGGGAAAGGATATCCTGCGATTTTGAAGAGGCAGCAGAACCTGTTCTCATCCAAGAAGGACTTAAGAACACAGGATGTGCAATCATTTTCTTGCTGATGTACTTTTTTGGAATGGCCAGTTCCATCTGGTGGGTTATTCTGACACTCACTTGGTTTTTGGCAGCGGGACTCAAATGGGGTCATGAAGCCATTGAAATGCACAGCTCTTATTTCCACATTGCAGCCTGGGCTATCCCTGCAGTGAAAACCATTGTCATCTTGATTATGAGACTGGTGGATGCAGATGAACTCACTGGCCTGTGCTATGTGGGCAACCAAAACCTTGATGCCCTCACGGGCTTTGTGGTGGCTCCCCTCTTCACTTACTTGGTGATTGGAACTTTGTTCATTGCTGCAGGCTTGGTGGCCTTGTTCAAAATTCGGTCGAATCTTCAAAAGGATGGGACAAAGACAGACAAGTTGGAAAGGCTGATGGTCAAGATTGGGGTCTTCTCAGTCCTGTACACGGTGCCTGCAACCTGTGTGATTGCCTGTTATTTCTATGAAATCTCCAACTGGGCGCTGTTCCGGTATTCCGCAGATGACTCCAATATGGCGGTTGAGATGTTGAAAATTTTTATGTCTTTGCTGGTAGGCATCACTTCAGGCATGTGGATTTGGTCTGCCAAAACTCTTCACACGTGGCAGAAGTGTTCCAACAGATTGGTGAATTCTGGGaaggtaaagagagaaaaaagagggaatgGTTGGGTGAAGCCTGGGAGAGGCAATGAAACTGTGGTATAAGGCTAGCCAGCCTCCATGCTTTCCAGATTTTGAAGGGGGCACGCCAGCATTGCGGTGCAAATGCTACTAAAAGCTTCATGCAGTGAATCTCAGTTTGAACAAGCTAGCAACACTTAAGTGACCCCCATAACCCTCCACCACTCTCCCCCGTCTCCCCCCAGCATCATAAAACTAATGATTTTGCTGCGGACTTTGGAATGATCCAAAAATGGAAAAGCCAGTTAGAGGCTTTCAAAGCTGTGAAGAATCAAAACATTGATCACTTTAGCAGGTCGCAGCTTGGAGCGTGGAGGTCCTGCCTAGATTCCAGGAGGTCCAGGGCGATGCTGCTTTTCCCTGCAGGGTGGGATTTGAGCTGTGAGTAGGCAACTTGCAGGGAGAAAGATTAACTTTTTTAacccttaaaaatttttaaatactaactGGGTCTTTCAGATAGCAAAGCAATCTATAAACACTGGAAATGCTGGGTTCAGAGAAGTGTtacaagagttttatagtttggcTGGTCTAACATAAACATTTTCTGTGGTGTACTGTCTGCTGTTTAGAACTTTGTGGA
This region of Mesoplodon densirostris isolate mMesDen1 chromosome 7, mMesDen1 primary haplotype, whole genome shotgun sequence genomic DNA includes:
- the FZD4 gene encoding frizzled-4, which produces MAWRGAGPRVLGAPGGVGLSLRLLLLLLLLLRPARGFGDEEERRCDPIRISMCQNLGYNVTKMPNLVGHELQTDAELQLTTFTPLIQYGCSSQLQFFLCSVYVPMCTEKVNIPIGPCGGMCLSVKRRCEPVLKEFGFAWPESLNCSKFPPQNDHNHMCMEGPGDEEVPLPHKTPVQPGEECHSVGTNSDQYIWVKRSLNCVLKCGYDAGLYSRSAKEFTDIWMAVWASLCFISTAFTVLTFLIDSARFSYPERPIIFLSMCYNIYSIAYIVRLTVGRERISCDFEEAAEPVLIQEGLKNTGCAIIFLLMYFFGMASSIWWVILTLTWFLAAGLKWGHEAIEMHSSYFHIAAWAIPAVKTIVILIMRLVDADELTGLCYVGNQNLDALTGFVVAPLFTYLVIGTLFIAAGLVALFKIRSNLQKDGTKTDKLERLMVKIGVFSVLYTVPATCVIACYFYEISNWALFRYSADDSNMAVEMLKIFMSLLVGITSGMWIWSAKTLHTWQKCSNRLVNSGKVKREKRGNGWVKPGRGNETVV